One window from the genome of Chthoniobacterales bacterium encodes:
- the nuoD gene encoding NADH dehydrogenase (quinone) subunit D yields MATTFEQPDTLARSLNGLHSAQEGGELLGETLTLNMGPSHPSTHGVLRIILELDGELITKADADIGYLHRGDEKIAENMQYNQFVPYTDRLDYLAPLANNVAYALAVEKLMGWELPARGKAIRVICCELARISAHLLGLGAFAMDVGAVTMFLWTFTEREKIYNLIELLTGARFTTSYTRVGGQTRDLPPTFIPALKDFITSFRKVHKDLDAMLTRNRIFIDRTKDIGVISKEDAIAYGISGPNLRGSGVEHDLRRKQPYLDYEKYDFEIPVGTVGDCFDRYLVRMEEMKQSCRILEQVIDSLPGGPINIHDPKSTLPQKEAVLTKMEELIHHFIVATEGIEAPAGEIYFGAENPKGELGFYIYSLGGGVPYRLKIRAPSFVNLSICAKLMPGHFVSDVVSILGSIDFVMGECDR; encoded by the coding sequence ATGGCTACGACGTTCGAGCAACCCGACACCCTGGCGCGAAGTTTGAATGGCCTCCACTCCGCTCAGGAGGGCGGCGAGCTTCTGGGGGAAACGCTTACGTTGAACATGGGGCCGTCGCACCCGTCCACGCACGGGGTGCTGCGGATCATTCTCGAACTCGACGGCGAGCTCATCACCAAGGCGGATGCGGACATCGGTTATCTGCACCGCGGCGACGAAAAGATCGCGGAAAACATGCAATACAACCAGTTCGTGCCCTACACGGACCGGCTGGATTACCTCGCGCCTCTGGCGAACAACGTCGCCTACGCCCTGGCCGTGGAGAAGCTCATGGGCTGGGAGCTGCCCGCGCGCGGCAAGGCGATCCGCGTGATCTGCTGCGAACTCGCCCGCATTTCCGCGCACCTGCTTGGCCTGGGAGCCTTCGCAATGGATGTCGGCGCCGTGACGATGTTTCTGTGGACCTTCACGGAGCGTGAGAAGATCTACAACTTGATCGAGTTGCTCACCGGGGCGCGCTTCACGACGAGTTACACCCGCGTGGGCGGGCAGACGCGCGACCTGCCGCCGACCTTCATCCCGGCGTTGAAGGATTTCATCACGAGCTTCCGCAAAGTGCACAAGGACCTCGACGCGATGCTCACCCGCAATCGGATCTTCATCGATCGCACGAAGGACATCGGCGTGATCTCGAAGGAAGACGCCATCGCCTACGGAATTTCGGGCCCGAATCTTCGCGGCAGCGGCGTCGAGCACGATCTGCGGCGCAAGCAGCCGTATCTCGATTACGAGAAATACGATTTCGAGATTCCCGTTGGCACGGTGGGCGATTGCTTCGACCGCTACCTCGTCCGCATGGAGGAGATGAAGCAGAGCTGCCGAATTCTCGAACAGGTCATCGATTCTCTCCCGGGCGGTCCGATCAATATTCACGATCCGAAGAGCACGCTTCCGCAGAAGGAAGCCGTGCTGACGAAAATGGAGGAACTCATCCACCATTTCATCGTCGCGACCGAGGGAATCGAGGCCCCGGCGGGCGAAATTTACTTCGGCGCGGAAAACCCGAAGGGCGAACTCGGCTTTTACATCTACAGTCTCGGCGGCGGCGTGCCGTATCGGCTGAAAATCCGCGCCCCGTCCTTCGTGAATCTGAGCATTTGCGCGAAGCTGATGCCCGGCCACTTCGTCAGCGACGTGGTGAGCATCCTCGGCAGCATCGATTTCGTCATGGGCGAGTGTGACCGGTAG
- a CDS encoding NAD(P)H-dependent oxidoreductase subunit E, which translates to MMTSDVTPPQADAIPAELLAEIEESITHYPVSKRSASLPLLHLWQNHFGYIDDSGIEWIAAKLELTPVNIYELVTFYPWFRREAAGKTVIRVCRTLACAMAGAYGIREKFCQATGVDVDHESHGFGHAPPTSSDGKFSVEFVECLASCGTAPVALINDDLVENITPEDVPNIVKEYDVN; encoded by the coding sequence ATGATGACGAGCGACGTGACCCCTCCGCAAGCCGACGCCATTCCCGCCGAACTGCTGGCGGAAATCGAAGAAAGCATCACGCATTACCCGGTCTCCAAGCGCAGCGCCTCGCTGCCGCTGCTGCACCTTTGGCAGAATCATTTTGGCTACATCGACGACTCCGGTATCGAATGGATCGCCGCAAAACTCGAGCTCACGCCGGTCAACATCTACGAGCTCGTCACGTTCTACCCGTGGTTCCGCCGCGAGGCCGCCGGGAAAACGGTCATCCGCGTCTGCCGCACGCTGGCCTGCGCGATGGCGGGCGCCTACGGCATCCGCGAAAAATTCTGCCAGGCGACCGGAGTGGACGTCGACCACGAGTCGCATGGCTTCGGGCATGCTCCGCCGACGAGTTCGGACGGAAAATTCAGCGTCGAATTCGTCGAGTGCCTTGCGAGTTGCGGCACGGCGCCGGTGGCGTTGATCAATGACGACCTCGTCGAGAACATCACCCCCGAGGACGTGCCCAACATCGTCAAGGAATACGACGTCAACTGA